One window of the Desmospora profundinema genome contains the following:
- a CDS encoding S8 family peptidase, with product MRAWIRTGWVTLFILILLVACQPPGMEKGPDPAREEPVEKGKATVEKQWVVKWKRDEPDPRFLESVRVLHRSDENDGVTMLVELRKGVKEEGWLERWSAHEQIEFIHPNQTYKVEQRDLADARTQDRYYLERIRAADAWEAMDWPVQSRVIVAVVDTGVEMNHPSLKPYLVPGVNLRDPTQPPQDYMGHGTHVAGVIAEVWNGWKRGADPGGSARIMPVKVMSDGKDGDVYFTAEGIREAVRRHADIVVLAQGSWTYSETMADAVRYAEEEGVLVVAATGNASIDQNQDIVYNYPIYYPAAFPEVLGVGSVGRDGKVVSTSNGGPGIDVVAPGEAIVAAVPGGGEKADSGTSFAAPQVAALAALIKGQDPTIKPRDIRTLIRQSAQSGGEDRWNEWEGYGEIDVLAALTQKVKPDMFEPNDFFEEAMPMSRDQRLEAVLSGSQDTDCFRIMTPYEGVLTLRVTGKKEGMRSVTLRGSGPGEEPVEYEGEELTEIHVNVDQYEWTFCLSIRDDRDWAYSLSNEFRLQPDEYENNDQRWSAFKVNVAPGFSSFQGTFHKERDYDWFRLDFNEPGTLRLRVDSWTPRGDPVLYLQESGSWKGIKVDEESEGRPEEVELDVETGSLFVRVSDYGLNAIADPYLLMVEFQPETRDEYEPNDTSRQATPLPSEKEIRGRLAGGSDLDWFTFVLDETEQVRFHFTLDEGASRSVTVALYDQDLRAREMLVLDPENPEGKMTASLAPNRYFLRFSGEGEEERGYRFRRVE from the coding sequence ATGAGAGCATGGATAAGGACCGGATGGGTCACCCTCTTCATACTGATCCTGTTGGTGGCTTGCCAGCCGCCAGGGATGGAAAAAGGGCCGGATCCTGCCAGGGAGGAACCGGTGGAAAAGGGAAAAGCGACAGTGGAGAAACAATGGGTCGTCAAATGGAAGCGGGATGAGCCGGATCCCCGTTTCCTGGAGTCTGTTCGTGTCCTGCACCGTTCAGATGAGAATGATGGAGTGACCATGCTGGTGGAGTTGAGGAAAGGAGTGAAAGAGGAGGGATGGTTGGAACGGTGGTCCGCACATGAGCAGATTGAGTTTATTCATCCCAATCAAACCTATAAGGTGGAACAGCGCGATTTGGCAGACGCTCGCACACAGGATCGCTACTACCTGGAACGGATTCGTGCCGCAGATGCATGGGAAGCCATGGATTGGCCCGTTCAATCCCGAGTCATTGTGGCGGTGGTGGATACAGGAGTCGAAATGAATCATCCGTCTTTAAAGCCTTACTTGGTTCCCGGAGTCAATTTACGGGATCCAACCCAGCCGCCGCAAGATTATATGGGGCACGGCACTCATGTCGCCGGGGTGATTGCCGAGGTCTGGAACGGATGGAAACGGGGGGCGGATCCGGGAGGGTCCGCTCGAATAATGCCGGTGAAAGTGATGAGTGATGGCAAAGACGGAGATGTTTACTTTACGGCTGAAGGGATCCGGGAAGCCGTTCGCCGCCATGCTGATATCGTGGTGTTGGCACAGGGGAGTTGGACCTATTCCGAAACCATGGCGGATGCTGTTCGGTATGCGGAGGAAGAAGGCGTCCTGGTGGTGGCGGCTACAGGAAACGCCAGCATCGATCAGAATCAGGATATCGTCTATAATTACCCCATCTATTATCCCGCCGCTTTTCCCGAAGTCCTGGGTGTGGGATCAGTCGGGAGAGACGGAAAAGTGGTCTCTACTTCCAATGGAGGTCCTGGAATCGATGTAGTGGCACCGGGGGAAGCCATCGTGGCCGCCGTGCCCGGGGGCGGAGAAAAAGCCGATTCGGGCACTTCCTTTGCCGCTCCGCAGGTGGCGGCGTTAGCGGCATTAATCAAGGGGCAGGATCCCACAATCAAACCGCGGGATATCCGTACGCTGATTCGGCAGTCGGCACAATCCGGGGGGGAAGATCGCTGGAACGAATGGGAAGGGTATGGAGAGATCGATGTGTTGGCCGCCCTGACCCAGAAGGTGAAGCCGGATATGTTTGAGCCCAATGATTTTTTCGAAGAAGCGATGCCTATGTCCAGGGATCAGCGGTTGGAAGCGGTGTTGTCGGGAAGTCAGGATACAGACTGTTTCCGGATTATGACTCCCTATGAGGGAGTGCTGACCCTGCGGGTGACGGGAAAGAAAGAAGGAATGCGTTCCGTCACGTTGCGCGGTTCGGGGCCGGGGGAAGAACCGGTGGAATACGAGGGAGAGGAATTGACAGAAATTCATGTGAACGTGGACCAATATGAGTGGACTTTTTGTCTGTCCATCCGAGATGATCGGGATTGGGCGTATTCGTTGAGCAATGAATTTCGTCTCCAACCGGACGAGTATGAAAACAATGACCAGCGGTGGAGTGCGTTTAAGGTGAACGTTGCTCCCGGATTTTCCTCTTTCCAGGGAACGTTTCACAAAGAAAGGGATTACGACTGGTTTCGTCTCGATTTTAACGAACCCGGAACCTTGCGTCTCCGGGTGGATAGTTGGACTCCAAGGGGCGACCCTGTTCTTTATCTGCAGGAATCGGGGAGCTGGAAGGGGATCAAGGTGGATGAAGAATCGGAAGGAAGACCGGAAGAAGTGGAGCTGGATGTGGAAACGGGGAGTTTGTTTGTACGTGTCTCCGATTACGGACTGAATGCCATTGCTGACCCATACCTGTTAATGGTGGAGTTTCAACCGGAAACCAGGGATGAGTATGAACCCAACGACACTTCCCGTCAAGCCACCCCGCTGCCCAGTGAAAAGGAGATTCGGGGACGGTTGGCGGGGGGATCGGACCTGGATTGGTTCACTTTCGTTCTGGATGAAACGGAACAAGTCCGTTTTCATTTTACGTTGGACGAGGGGGCTTCCCGTTCGGTAACGGTGGCGTTGTATGATCAAGATCTCCGAGCGAGGGAAATGTTGGTACTCGATCCTGAAAATCCGGAAGGTAAGATGACGGCTTCGTTAGCGCCAAACCGTTATTTTCTCCGTTTTTCGGGGGAAGGGGAAGAAGAGCGGGGATACCGGTTTCGGCGGGTAGAGTGA